The following are from one region of the Sandaracinus amylolyticus genome:
- a CDS encoding NTP transferase domain-containing protein — translation MNELERIVARASELDGAPCLLATVVRVRGSSYRRPGARMLVAGDRWVSGCVSGGCLEGDVLLRGSHRCRDGAVVITYDSTSDEGEPWGVGLGCDGVVDVLLEAGAPNDALVFARACFDAETSGVLVTVIGSTVAGAPIGARIAIGPHVALARPVVDPVVRDALEHAARGPAGVVEVAGVTALVEVIAPSPQLFVLGSGHDVTPIVAAAQNAGFRVTVADRAIRERSRLCVADQLVATGGDLAEIAGRIDAAREAYVVIMHHQVEADRAALAMVLRSRARYVGLLGPARRTRALLAALGVEHDARVHAPVGLDIGAETPEQIALAVISEICAVARGRRGGMLRDRARPMHAEVAIVVLAAGGSARLGRPKQLVELEGVPLVRRVAETCLASGCGPVGMVLGASSDAVAHALGGLRLATIENDGWREGIASSIRAGVAWAESRSCGALMIVLADQPRIASTHLIALRDAWARGAPIAATRWRDRGIEVVGAPAIFDRTRWDALARLEGDRGAGALLRESDVVAIESVDAAIDVDTPEDVGALLGA, via the coding sequence ATGAACGAGCTCGAGCGGATCGTCGCGCGGGCGTCGGAGCTCGACGGCGCGCCGTGCCTGCTCGCGACCGTGGTGCGCGTGCGCGGATCGTCGTACCGGCGACCGGGCGCGCGCATGCTGGTCGCGGGCGATCGCTGGGTGTCGGGCTGCGTGAGCGGCGGCTGTCTCGAAGGGGACGTGCTCCTGCGCGGATCGCATCGCTGTCGCGACGGGGCGGTGGTGATCACCTACGACTCGACGAGCGACGAAGGCGAGCCGTGGGGCGTCGGGCTCGGGTGCGACGGAGTGGTCGACGTGCTGCTCGAGGCCGGCGCGCCGAACGACGCGCTCGTGTTCGCGCGCGCGTGCTTCGACGCGGAGACGAGCGGTGTGCTGGTGACGGTGATCGGCTCGACCGTCGCGGGCGCGCCGATCGGTGCGCGCATCGCGATCGGCCCCCACGTCGCGCTCGCGCGTCCGGTGGTGGATCCCGTGGTGCGCGACGCGCTCGAGCACGCGGCGCGCGGCCCCGCGGGCGTCGTCGAGGTCGCGGGGGTGACCGCGCTCGTCGAGGTGATCGCGCCCTCGCCCCAGCTCTTCGTGCTCGGCAGCGGGCACGACGTGACCCCGATCGTCGCGGCGGCCCAGAACGCCGGATTTCGGGTCACGGTGGCCGATCGTGCGATCCGCGAGCGATCGCGCCTCTGCGTCGCCGATCAGCTGGTCGCGACCGGCGGGGATCTCGCGGAGATCGCCGGGCGGATCGACGCGGCGCGCGAGGCGTACGTCGTGATCATGCACCACCAGGTCGAGGCCGATCGCGCGGCGCTCGCGATGGTGTTGCGCTCGCGCGCTCGCTACGTCGGCCTGCTCGGGCCCGCGCGCCGGACACGCGCGCTGCTCGCCGCGCTCGGCGTGGAGCACGACGCGCGGGTGCACGCGCCGGTCGGGCTCGACATCGGCGCGGAGACGCCGGAGCAGATCGCGCTCGCGGTGATCTCGGAGATCTGCGCGGTCGCGCGAGGACGACGTGGCGGGATGCTGCGCGATCGCGCGCGGCCGATGCACGCCGAGGTCGCGATCGTCGTGCTCGCGGCGGGAGGCTCGGCGCGGCTCGGTCGGCCCAAGCAGCTGGTCGAGCTCGAGGGCGTGCCGCTGGTGCGGCGGGTCGCGGAGACATGCCTCGCGAGCGGCTGCGGGCCGGTCGGGATGGTGCTCGGCGCGAGCAGCGATGCGGTGGCGCACGCGCTCGGTGGGCTGCGCCTCGCGACGATCGAGAACGACGGTTGGCGCGAAGGGATCGCGAGCTCGATCCGCGCCGGTGTCGCGTGGGCCGAGTCGCGATCGTGCGGCGCGCTGATGATCGTGCTCGCCGATCAGCCGCGCATCGCGAGCACGCACCTGATCGCGCTGCGCGATGCGTGGGCGCGCGGCGCGCCGATCGCGGCGACCCGGTGGCGCGATCGCGGCATCGAGGTCGTCGGCGCACCGGCGATCTTCGATCGCACGCGGTGGGACGCGCTCGCGCGGCTCGAGGGAGATCG